From one Solanum stenotomum isolate F172 chromosome 12, ASM1918654v1, whole genome shotgun sequence genomic stretch:
- the LOC125847350 gene encoding replication protein A 70 kDa DNA-binding subunit B-like, which translates to MTPAPNAEIDIIGVVLRCGPSKYAGRTKNRCREVTIADDQRNQFLLTLWDDFGEIEGTELEAQMENGKEFPIILGRNIGVSGYQGLSLQTRFNSTIRINPTYPQALQLISWAKTNKNVLSGNVSANFAGSSTTVIMNPVHRQVISIAEIKLAASAEMSISDDLQKFCVLECSGCKQKKRTKDRKQFDCAKCQRKTTLVPQCTFQIDLIDGNGSTTAFISGDPAEKLLSMKAEDIFYTTCVKNQLLCVDQTQQILSNRLFYIQLRKLSWTSSPVTQSSLTSLSYTEKEHVSLPSSSERSIKKAKSLDANEVEMKATFVKSESSSNDISIEPPTPIKKL; encoded by the exons ATGACTCCAGCTCCTAATGCAGAAATTG ATATTATAGGAGTTGTTCTCCGTTGTGGCCCTTCAAAATATGCTGGCCGCACTAAAAATAGGTGTCGCGAGGTTACTATTGCTGATGATCA ACGAAACCAATTTCTGCTCACTTTATGGGATGACTTCGGAGAAATTGAAGGAACTGAATTGGAAGCTCAAATGGAAAATGGTAAAGAGTTCCCTATAATCCTTGGAAGGAACATTGGAGTCTCTGGTTATCAAG GTTTATCCTTGCAAACTAGATTCAACTCCACAATACGCATAAATCCTACTTATCCTCAGGCATTGCAACTGATCAGTTG ggcaaaaacaaacaaaaatgtacTTTCAGGCAATGTGTCGGCCAACTTCGCAGGGTCATCCACTACTGTTATCATGAATCCTGTGCATCGACAAGTCATTTCTATTGCAGAAATTAAATTAGCAGCTTCA GCCGAAATGTCAATATCAGATGACCTTCAAAAGTTTTGCGTGCTAGAATGTTCGGGCTGCAAACAGAAAAAGCGCACAAAAGACAGAAAGCAGTTTGATTGTGCAAAATGTCAAAGAAAGACAACATTAGTGCCTCA GTGTACCTTCCAAATTGATCTGATTGATGGCAACGGTTCAACAACTGCTTTCATTTCTGGTGATCCTGCTGAAAAACTTCTCTCCATGAAGGCAGAGGACATATTTTACACAACCTGCGTCAAG AACCAACTTCTCTGTGTTGATCAGACCCAACAAATATTGTCGAACAGACTATTTTACATTCAACTGAGGAAGTTATCCTGGACAAGCTCACCTGTTACTCAATCAAGTCTAACAAGTCTGTCCTACACAGAAAAAGAGCATGTATCTCTACCAAGCAGTAGCGAGAGGAGCATTAAAAAGGCGAAATCGTTAGACGCAAATGAAGTAGAGATGAAAGCAACATTTGTCAAATCTGAATCTTCCAGCAATGATATCTCAATTGAACCACCCACGCCAATCAAGAAGCTGTGA
- the LOC125849165 gene encoding protein DETOXIFICATION 29-like: protein MEENKIPFLTSITPSKASFDADEDDIKAINGVKSFVKEFHYESKKLWYLAGPAIFTSLCQYSLGAVTQIFAGHVGTIQLAAVSIQISVIAGFSEGILLGMGSALETLCGQAYGAKQKDMLGIYMQRSWIILNATALVLMFLNIFATQILRLIGQQEKIAEWAGQFSLWMIPMVFAYAFEFPIMKFLQAQSKIMTMAVIAGVSFAMHTLLTWLFMLKLGWGLAAGAVILNCSWWLMVTAKMMYIFWGSCGEAWSGFSWEAFKNLWGFVRLSLASGVMICLELWYFMSLILAAGYVEDAEIAVDATSICANIIGWTFMLCIGFNAAISVRVSNELGAGHPRRAKFSVLVVSITSLVIGALLTLLLILTRSQYPLLFTNNIKVQKMVYDLTPVLGLTLFVNTLQPTLSGVAIGAGWQEHVAYVNIICYYVIGIPLGLFLTFFIKWGMPGMWYGMLLGTTTQTTVLIWITARTDWDKEASVAGERIKQLGGSKSLNVIDGYAIN from the exons ATGGAGGAAAATAAGATACCATTTCTTACTTCAATTACACCTTCAAAGGCTTCATTTGATGCCGACGAAGATGATATTAAAGCGATTAATGGTGTGAAAAGCTTCGTAAAGGAATTTCATTACGAATCGAAAAAGTTGTGGTACTTAGCAGGACCTGCCATTTTCACTTCCCTTTGTCAATACTCATTAGGTGCTGTTACTCAAATCTTTGCTGGACATGTTGGAACCATTCAACTTGCTGCTGTTTCTATCCAAATCTCTGTTATTGCTGGATTTTCAGAAGGAATACTG TTGGGAATGGGAAGCGCATTAGAGACATTGTGTGGGCAAGCATATGGAGCTAAACAGAAAGATATGCTTGGAATTTACATGCAGAGATCATGGATAATACTGAACGCAACTGCGCTagttttaatgtttttgaacATATTTGCCACACAAATTCTAAGATTAATTGGGCAACAAGAGAAAATAGCGGAATGGGCAGGGCAATTTTCGTTATGGATGATACCAATGGTTTTTGCTTATGCCTTTGAGTTTCCTATCATGAAATTTCTTCAAGCTCAAAGCAAAATTATGACTATGGCCGTCATAGCTGGAGTTTCATTTGCTATGCACACTTTGTTAACTTGGCTGTTTATGTTGAAATTGGGTTGGGGTTTGGCCGCTGGCGCAGTGATTCTAAATTGTTCGTGGTGGTTGATGGTGACTGCAAAAATGATGTATATTTTCTGGGGGAGTTGTGGTGAAGCTTGGTCTGGATTTTCATGGGAGGCCTTCAAAAATCTTTGGGGATTTGTTAGATTATCTCTTGCATCTGGGGTCATGATATG CTTAGAACTTTGGTATTTCATGTCCTTGATTCTAGCCGCAGGGTATGTTGAGGATGCAGAAATCGCTGTCGATGCTACTTCCATATG TGCAAACATAATAGGATGGACGTTCATGCTGTGTATTGGATTCAATGCTGCGATAAG TGTAAGGGTATCAAATGAACTAGGAGCAGGACATCCAAGAAGAGCAAAGTTTTCAGTGTTAGTGGTGTCGATCACTTCACTTGTAATTGGTGCATTATTGACACTTTTACTCATACTTACACGAAGCCAATATCCACTTTTGTTCACAAATAATATCAAAGTTCAAAAGATGGTATATGATCTTACTCCTGTATTGGGACTTACACTCTTCGTCAACACACTCCAACCTACACTCTCTG GGGTGGCAATTGGAGCAGGGTGGCAAGAACATGTTGCTTATGTGAACATAATATGTTATTATGTCATTGGAATTCCTTTGGGTCTCTTTcttacctttttcatcaaatggGGCATGCCG gGCATGTGGTATGGGATGTTATTAGGAACTACAACTCAAACAACTGTTCTCATTTGGATAACTGCAAGAACTGATTGGGACAAGGAG GCTTCTGTTGCTGGAGAGAGAATAAAGCAACTAGGAGGAAGCAAAAGCTTGAATGTCATTGATGGATATGCCATCAATTGA